The genomic interval GTCTTGATCCATAATCGGGATCATTATATTCTCAACAAAATTCTTGCTTATATTTATGTCGCTCTTACGGTAGCTAACATCTCTTAATATATACCTTAGGCCTGAAATTTTTTCGTTACCAGCCTGGTCCCTTGCTACAACTTGTATTTTCTCACCTCGCTCTAAGTTGTATGGATAAGCAAAGAATGCCATGTGCACATTCTCGTCTTTGAAATTGGCATTGTAGCCTGGGAAAAAGTACTCTCCTACTATGACGCCGCTTTGAGTTGTATCGGGCGAGGCGCGGTATACAACAAAACCTGAACCGCCATGGTTTAGGTATTGATCAGTACTAATAACATCTAACTTTGGTGGGATAAGGTCTAAGGTCACATCTTTAGTTACCTTAGTTTCATTGCCTGAAAATAGTTTAATCTTCGATCTATCTTCAGCTTTTACTGTTAGCTGCGCCGGCCCTTCACTGATACCAAGTTTTTTAGGATCAAGCTTTACGGAGATCTTATCCGCCATAACACCCGGGGGATAGTCCTTATTGAAAACAATCGACTCACCATGATCGCCAAGCAATAGAACTCTTACGTTTTTAAGGCCTTTTCCTTTTTCACTAATTTCAATATCAAACGGCCCTGCTCCTATATATTCTGAATTGAGCTTTACATTAACATCAGGAGATGAGAGCTCGATCTCTGGATAGATAAAGAACAGAACAGCAACAACTAAGACTAAAAGAACTATGTAGAAGAATTTTTTCATATATATCCCCTTATCTATGCTATAAATATAAAAGAATTAGAAGTAATTTATAATTTCCCTTTCATATTCCGGGAAATAACGCGAAATTACAGATACGTTAAAACTGCTTAGTATTGATTCTTTGGGCTCTCGTTCGAGAAGAAATTCAAAAGAGCATTGAATAAGCTCTTCAGGGGCAACTTTTCCATCAGTTAGGTTTAGGTAGTGCTCTTTTACCAACTCTACCCTATGACTCGTCTTAGAATCCCCTTCTGAGACATCAACTCTAAAATTATAAGCCGCATCATTTTCGTTAACAAACTGTACTACTATATTGGCCATTTGTTACCTTCTTTGATTGTTAATTGGAAATATTATAACCTAGACTAAAATGAGCAGGAACTAGTTTTTACAATAATATATGGAAATTAAGAAATTAGACCTGAAAAAAGACGATCTAAATCATATTTCGGATCTTATTATTAAGGCATATCAGGACAGCGGCCAGAGTGCGCCGTTTAATGAAAATTCAATACACATAATTAAAGACTTAATTCAAGCTGGCAATAACTTTTTAGGCCATGAGAATATCTATCTG from Thermodesulfobacteriota bacterium carries:
- a CDS encoding M23 family metallopeptidase, coding for MKKFFYIVLLVLVVAVLFFIYPEIELSSPDVNVKLNSEYIGAGPFDIEISEKGKGLKNVRVLLLGDHGESIVFNKDYPPGVMADKISVKLDPKKLGISEGPAQLTVKAEDRSKIKLFSGNETKVTKDVTLDLIPPKLDVISTDQYLNHGGSGFVVYRASPDTTQSGVIVGEYFFPGYNANFKDENVHMAFFAYPYNLERGEKIQVVARDQAGNEKISGLRYILRDVSYRKSDINISKNFVENIMIPIMDQDSSDMKHVEIFLKVNKELRKRNNDTIEEVATNSHPEIMWDGVFSQLSNSKVEANFADERTYILNDEPIDKQYHLGYDLAVTKRYPIEAANNGIVVYADSLGIYGNTVMIDHGMGLLTLYSHMSTIDVKVGDKLNKDDIIGRTGETGLAAGDHLHYGIYINGVAVRPIEWWDKKWIDDNVMKKMAQASGEIDSNENSNDSQ